A stretch of the Ornithodoros turicata isolate Travis chromosome 4, ASM3712646v1, whole genome shotgun sequence genome encodes the following:
- the LOC135390782 gene encoding uncharacterized protein LOC135390782: MRIRRAPCEDYAESGYVPSSQRLSDMLKLRVNIAMTINRLRNAVSQCNTCKYSSSRTHYVLKELQPCTSSKKGDRKPFTGVFPCKGTIPPDSNNRRYRVCEVTETQVLNLARAGNTSEAIAMATQSFEKGQTLSPKAATVLISIVARAGSTEGVLQISHLVKMTAPNFWSQHIGFEHYHAEAMYRSGDVVGSITKFDALFREHHHQRDKISNLLSFLAIYLTVKNLDKEIGLLSEHCSALAKEGHHQPLVNVWRIMFTSANSRHHVVAWNLLRGVRATSPFVERKIRGIVRIAIDRDDMDIVHRLLEVVLYLEIESCYTQVFSTLLEFYCDRNDVRNARATFDHAQSRKISLYPVTFYRYTCFLSSHGLRIPQEILSVKYPSTRKPSGPKFRF, encoded by the exons ATGCGAATACGTCGTGCACCCTGCGAAGACTACGCGGAAAGTGGCTATGTTCCTTCTTCACAACGTTTGAGTGACATGCTCAAGCTGCGCGTAAATATCGCAATGACAATAAACAGACTCCGCAACGCTGTCTCTCAGTGCAATACGTGCAAGTACTCCTCGAGCCGGACACACTATGTCCTGAAGGAATTACAACCGTGTACTTCGTCCAAAAAAGGAGATAGAAAACCATTTACTGGCGTTTTCCCGTGCAAGGGAACGATACCTCCTGACAGTAACAATCGAAGATACCGCGTATGCGAAGTAACTGAGACTCAGGTCCTGAACCTCGCAAGGGCTGGGAATACCTCAGAGGCCATTGCCATGGCTACACAATCATTCGAAAAGGGTCAGACCTTATCACCCAAAGCAGCTACTGTACTGATCTCGATAGTGGCACGTGCAGGGAGCACCGAAGGCGTTCTTCAGATCAGCCATCTCGTCAAAATGACCGCACCAAATTTCTGGTCCCAGCACATTGGGTTTGAACATTACCACGCCGAAGCTATGTATCGGTCTGGTGATGTCGTAGGTTCAATCACGAAGTTTGATGCACTGTTTCGTGAGCACCACCATCAACGAGACAAAATCAGCAATCTCTTATCATTCCTCGCAATTTATTTGACTGTAAAAAACCTGGACAAAGAAATCGGGCTGTTGTCAGAACATTGCAGTGCCCTCGCAAAAGAGGGACATCACCAGCCACTGGTGAATGTGTGGCGCATCATGTTCACCAGCGCAAACAGCCGCCACCACGTTGTGGCGTGGAATCTCCTGCGAGGAGTGAGAGCAACTTCTCCGTTCGTGGAGAGGAAGATTCGTGGGATTGTTCGCATTGCTATCGACAGGGACGATATGGACATTGTCCACCGCCTCCTCGAAGTGGTGTTGTACTTGGAGATTGAATCCTGTTACACGCAAGTGTTCAGCACGCTACTAGAATTTTATT GTGACCGGAATGATGTCAGAAACGCCCGTGCTACGTTTGATCATGCGCAGAGTCGAAAGATTTCTCTGTACCCCGTAACGTTTTATCGCTACACCTGTTTTCTAAGTTCACACGGACTGAGAATTCCTCAAGAAATACTGTCCGTCAAGTATCCAAGCACCAGGAAACCGAGTGGGCCCAAGTTTAGGTTTTAA
- the LOC135390784 gene encoding pleckstrin homology domain-containing family F member 2-like yields MVDSLVNTKANAKRIANIENCFGSSGQPLAEPGRVLVGEGVLTKMCRKKQKPRQFFLFNDILVYGNILINKKKYNKQHIIPLEQVKLENLGDDGTGLKNGWLIRTPTKSFAVYAATATEKTEWMAHINKCVEDVLRKTGKCQAKEHAAVWVPDAEAGFCMHCRKTQFTMLNRRHHCRKCGAVVCGPCSSRKFMLPAQSTKPLRVCLTCYDALSRAAALNMSCLTKVDMKAAQPLDKPLSPDSSGDEDSDDDEESKAEGLARGLDGVTLDEKPTFYGDLENSTEEMNIPEGSSLEASEELDADPAFLSARNSEVSTESAGKTNGVTDPMAAGEPQPQPQPVEQ; encoded by the exons ATGGTTGACAGTCTGG TCAACACGAAAGCGAATGCGAAGAGGATCGCCAACATCGAGAACTGCTTCGGCAGTTCGGGCCAG CCTCTTGCCGAGCCCGGTCGGGTGCTGGTCGGAGAAGGGGTGTTGACAAAAATGTGCCGCAAAAAGCAAAAGCCGAGACAATTTTTCCTCTTCAACGACATACTGGTGTACGGGAACATACTCATCAACAAGAAGAAA TACAACAAGCAACACATAATACCACTCGAACAGGTCAAGCTGGAGAACTTGGGCGATGACGGAA CGGGCCTCAAAAATGGATGGCTCATTCGAACGCCGACAAAGTCGTTTGCCGTGTATGCCGCGACAGCCACAGAAAAGACTGAGTGGATGGCACACATTAATAAGTGTGTGGAAGATGTCCTGAGGAAAA CCGGGAAATGCCAGGCCAAAGAACATGCCGCCGTGTGGGTGCCAGATGCCGAAGCAGGATTTTGTATGCACTGCCGCAAGACACAGTTCACGATGCTCAATCGCCGT CATCACTGTAGGAAATGTGGAGCGGTTGTGTGTGGGCCATGCTCTAGCCGGAAATTCATGTTGCCTGCACAGTCCACCAAGCCACTGCGCGTCTGCCTCACGTGCTACGATGCTCTATCCCGAGCTGCCGCCCTCAACATGTCATGCCTTACTAAAG TCGACATGAAAGCTGCGCAGCCCTTGGACAAACCGCTGTCCCCTGACTCTTCCGGCGACGAAGAttcggacgacgacgaagaaaGTAAGGCCGAAGGACTTGCGAGGGGTCTTGACGGCGTTACGCTCGACGAAAAG CCGACTTTCTACGGTGACTTAGAAAACAGCACGGAAGAGATGAATATTCCCGAGGGCAGCTCCCTGGAAGCGAGCGAAGAACTGGATGCTGACCCCGCGTTCCTTTCTGCAAGAAATTCCGAGGTTTCCACCGAGAGCGCCGGAAAAACCAACGGTGTTACCGACCCGATGGCGGCTGGAGAGCCGCAGCCACAGCCGCAGCCAGTGGAACAGTAG
- the LOC135390786 gene encoding ribonuclease kappa-B-like, giving the protein MIRICGPKLSICCSVLSVWGIVMLVIMGVFLFTHSVAFAEDLNIEAKGDRGEFITEVNRQYTQAAYNCWIAACLYLVTLVVSVQQIYVNRRANYAM; this is encoded by the exons ATGATCCGTATCTGTGGCCCTAAATTATCGATATGTTGCTCAGTTTTGAGCGTGTGGGGGATAGTTATGCTC GTCATTATGGGCGTCTTCCTGTTCACGCACAGTGTGGCCTTCGCGGAGGATCTTAACATCGAGGCGAAAGGAGACCGCGGAGAGTTCATCACCGAAGTGAACAGGCAATACACACAGGCGGCATACAACTGCTGGATTGCAGCATGTCTATATCTTG TTACCCTGGTCGTGTCCGTGCAGCAGATCTACGTGAATCGCAGGGCAAATTATGCCATGTAG